From the Orenia metallireducens genome, one window contains:
- the bioD gene encoding dethiobiotin synthase, which translates to MNRGFFVTGTDTDVGKTVVTAGLLAALRERGYDIGLMKPFQTDFIEAEGRLLSPDLEFALRFVDLDTDYDLMNPIRLREPLAPSVAAEIEGIEIDLTKVDRAYQELLALHQGLIVEGAGGLMVPLAKNFLIPDLVKSFDLPIIIVARPNLGTINHTVLTVKVARQLGIEVLGVIINGLKEEAGIAERTNPEVIAELANVDILGIVPYIEGLESGSEKVDLARIFEEYVEVEKIIDSL; encoded by the coding sequence ATGAATAGAGGTTTTTTTGTTACAGGAACAGATACTGATGTAGGTAAGACGGTAGTGACAGCTGGACTACTAGCTGCTTTGCGAGAGAGAGGCTATGATATAGGCTTAATGAAGCCCTTTCAAACAGATTTTATCGAAGCTGAGGGGAGATTATTATCTCCAGATTTGGAATTCGCATTAAGATTTGTAGATTTAGATACAGATTATGATTTGATGAACCCGATTCGTTTAAGAGAACCTTTAGCACCTAGTGTAGCTGCAGAGATTGAAGGTATAGAGATTGATTTAACTAAGGTTGATAGAGCTTATCAAGAATTATTAGCACTACACCAAGGTTTAATAGTTGAAGGTGCGGGGGGATTGATGGTACCTCTGGCTAAGAATTTTCTGATACCAGATTTGGTCAAAAGCTTTGATTTGCCGATAATTATTGTAGCTCGACCAAATCTAGGTACGATTAATCATACAGTTTTGACAGTAAAGGTGGCTCGCCAATTAGGAATTGAGGTCTTAGGTGTGATTATTAATGGTTTGAAGGAAGAAGCAGGAATTGCAGAACGGACCAATCCAGAGGTGATTGCTGAGCTTGCAAATGTAGATATTTTAGGAATAGTACCTTACATAGAAGGTTTAGAGAGTGGCTCTGAAAAGGTAGATTTGGCTAGGATATTTGAGGAGTATGTAGAGGTAGAGAAGATAATTGACAGTTTATAA
- the aroF gene encoding 3-deoxy-7-phosphoheptulonate synthase — MLSSVEVEKHQKVVQVGDIKIGGDELVIMAGPCAVESREQLLEAARYVKEYGGHILRGGAFKPRTSPYSFQGLGEEGLKLLAEAREETGLKVVTELMDSDDIELVNNYADIIQIGSRNMQNYGLLKKLGRLDKPILLKRGYSATIKEWILAAEYIIAHGNSQVILCERGIRTFETATRNTLDLNAIAWIKEMTDLPIIIDPSHGTGKRSLVAPLAKAGITAGADGIIVEMHPYPEEALCDGEQSLKPEDFAKMIKELNRVAKAVDKRLVV; from the coding sequence ATGCTAAGTAGTGTAGAAGTGGAGAAGCATCAAAAGGTTGTGCAGGTAGGGGATATTAAAATTGGTGGCGATGAGCTAGTAATTATGGCTGGTCCTTGTGCTGTAGAGAGTAGAGAACAGCTATTGGAGGCAGCTAGATATGTTAAAGAGTATGGTGGTCATATTTTACGGGGAGGGGCTTTTAAACCACGGACATCCCCTTACAGTTTCCAAGGACTAGGTGAAGAAGGCTTGAAATTATTAGCAGAGGCTAGAGAAGAGACTGGACTTAAGGTTGTAACGGAATTAATGGACTCTGATGATATAGAACTAGTTAATAATTATGCTGATATTATACAGATAGGTTCACGCAATATGCAAAATTATGGTCTGTTAAAGAAACTAGGAAGATTAGATAAGCCCATTTTATTAAAAAGAGGCTACTCAGCAACAATTAAAGAGTGGATCTTAGCAGCAGAATATATTATTGCTCATGGTAACTCTCAGGTTATTCTCTGTGAAAGAGGAATTAGAACCTTTGAAACTGCTACTAGAAATACATTAGATTTAAATGCTATAGCTTGGATTAAGGAGATGACTGATCTACCAATAATTATAGATCCAAGCCATGGGACTGGAAAACGAAGTTTAGTGGCTCCTTTAGCCAAAGCAGGAATTACGGCTGGAGCTGATGGTATCATAGTTGAGATGCACCCATATCCTGAAGAAGCTCTGTGTGATGGAGAACAGTCTTTAAAACCTGAAGATTTTGCTAAGATGATAAAAGAGCTTAATAGAGTAGCTAAGGCTGTAGATAAAAGGTTAGTAGTGTAA
- a CDS encoding Na/Pi cotransporter family protein yields MSLDMVFSLLGGLGLFIYGMKQMGDGLQKSAGNKLKQLIGLLTTNRIAGLLVGTGVTAIIQSSSATTVMVVGFVNAGLMTLKQSIGVIFGANIGTTITAQLISFKLSHYSLHAIAIGAVLYLFSKNDKLKHLGQVLLGFGILFLGMTIMKDTMKPLRKSEAFVHWMRTFSHSPILGVLVGTVMTVLVQSSSASIGILISLLSVGVLDYHAAVPILLGDNIGTTITAILSSIGTNRNAKRAAAAHTVFNVIGSLVFLIVLYIIPNFTGILENFFTNRALSAGHEVNAVRMIANTHSAFNIINAIIWLPFVGFIVKIVNYIVPGEDNDIKRGLSYLDERMLETPSVAVEQLKREVARMLEISTDMVRDAKEAFLNEDKDLIDAVRKKEEIINELEEELLVFLTKIPQANLSEEDIKTIDMYFIIIDAIESVGDDADSLSKLLIEHLNNKNQFSEDARESIQNIFDISLDILAKTYELIEKENVSLATELIQAEQYVDDLQREYREEHMKRLNQGSCLPGAAIVYLETLEKLEHISDQSADIAHSFIEKR; encoded by the coding sequence TTGTCGTTAGATATGGTATTTTCTTTATTAGGTGGTTTGGGGCTTTTTATTTATGGAATGAAGCAGATGGGAGATGGCTTACAAAAGTCTGCTGGTAACAAATTAAAGCAATTAATAGGGTTATTGACTACTAATCGTATAGCTGGTTTACTAGTGGGGACTGGAGTAACAGCTATTATTCAAAGTAGTAGTGCTACTACGGTAATGGTAGTTGGTTTTGTTAATGCAGGTTTAATGACTTTAAAACAGTCTATTGGGGTAATTTTTGGTGCTAATATTGGGACAACTATTACAGCACAATTAATTTCTTTTAAATTAAGCCATTATTCATTACATGCAATCGCTATTGGTGCTGTATTATACTTATTTAGTAAGAATGATAAACTTAAGCATTTAGGACAAGTTCTTTTAGGCTTTGGTATCTTATTTTTAGGAATGACAATCATGAAGGATACAATGAAACCATTGAGAAAGTCTGAGGCTTTTGTTCATTGGATGAGAACCTTTAGCCATAGTCCTATTTTAGGTGTTTTAGTAGGAACTGTGATGACTGTATTAGTACAAAGTAGTAGTGCTAGTATCGGTATCTTAATCAGTTTATTATCTGTAGGGGTATTAGATTATCATGCTGCTGTACCGATTCTATTAGGAGATAATATTGGTACTACTATTACGGCGATATTATCAAGTATTGGGACTAATCGCAATGCTAAGCGTGCTGCTGCAGCCCATACAGTATTTAATGTAATTGGTTCTCTTGTCTTTTTAATAGTCTTATATATTATTCCAAACTTTACTGGGATTTTAGAGAACTTCTTTACTAACAGAGCTTTAAGTGCTGGTCATGAGGTTAATGCAGTTAGAATGATTGCTAACACCCATTCGGCTTTTAACATTATTAATGCAATTATCTGGTTACCTTTTGTAGGGTTTATTGTTAAAATTGTAAATTATATCGTTCCAGGTGAAGATAATGATATTAAACGCGGCTTAAGCTATCTTGATGAAAGAATGTTAGAGACTCCTAGTGTAGCAGTTGAGCAATTAAAGCGTGAAGTGGCTCGTATGTTAGAGATATCTACTGATATGGTTAGAGATGCTAAGGAAGCTTTCTTAAATGAAGATAAAGACTTAATAGATGCTGTTCGTAAGAAAGAGGAGATTATTAATGAGTTAGAAGAGGAGTTATTGGTATTCTTAACTAAGATACCTCAAGCTAACTTATCAGAAGAGGATATTAAAACAATCGATATGTACTTTATTATTATAGATGCTATTGAAAGTGTCGGTGATGATGCAGACTCATTATCTAAATTGCTTATTGAGCATTTAAATAATAAGAATCAATTCTCTGAAGATGCTAGAGAGAGCATTCAAAATATCTTTGATATCTCACTAGATATCTTAGCTAAAACTTATGAATTGATTGAGAAAGAGAATGTTTCATTGGCTACTGAATTGATTCAGGCAGAGCAATATGTAGATGATTTACAAAGAGAATATCGTGAAGAACATATGAAGAGATTAAATCAGGGTTCATGTTTACCAGGTGCTGCTATTGTCTATTTAGAAACTCTTGAAAAATTAGAGCATATCAGTGATCAATCTGCTGATATTGCCCATAGTTTTATTGAGAAGAGATAA
- the bioA gene encoding adenosylmethionine--8-amino-7-oxononanoate transaminase, with product MREELSLLEKNKKYVWQPFTQMKEWVENEQLIIERGEGIKLYDTEGNSYYDGVSSIWLNVHGHQKKELNDAIKEQLEKISHTTMLGLANVPATELAEKLVEITPAGLNKVFYSDSGSTAVEIGLKMAFQYWQQIDGVYGSKDKFITLRNAYHGDTVGSVSVGGVDLFHKIYRPLLFDSLKAPSPYCYRCSFGEEEGECNFSCIKELENMMRSRHEEIAAFVIEPLVQGAGGMITAPKGYLSKARELCDKYNILMLADEVAVGFGRTGKMFACEHEEVSPDIMTVAKGISGGYLPISATLTTDEIYYAFYDDYATQKTFFHGHSFTGNPLAAAVSLANIDLFEKEEIIEKMQNKIKLAQDKLEAFKELKHVGDIRQRGLMIGIELVKDKESKEEYPWEERKGVKVCMAAREKGMIIRPLGNVVVFMPPLCSTEEELSEMLEIIYESIVDVTE from the coding sequence ATGAGAGAAGAATTATCGTTATTAGAAAAAAATAAGAAGTATGTCTGGCAGCCTTTTACCCAGATGAAAGAATGGGTAGAGAATGAGCAATTGATTATAGAGCGGGGAGAGGGGATTAAACTCTATGATACTGAAGGCAACTCTTATTATGATGGTGTCTCTTCTATCTGGTTAAATGTACATGGGCATCAGAAGAAGGAGTTAAATGATGCCATTAAAGAGCAGTTAGAGAAGATTTCCCATACCACTATGCTAGGCTTGGCTAATGTTCCTGCTACAGAATTGGCTGAGAAGCTCGTTGAGATCACTCCGGCAGGATTGAATAAGGTATTTTACTCTGATAGTGGTTCGACAGCAGTAGAAATTGGTCTGAAGATGGCTTTTCAATATTGGCAACAGATTGATGGGGTTTATGGATCCAAGGATAAATTTATTACTTTAAGGAATGCTTATCATGGTGATACAGTGGGTTCTGTCAGTGTAGGGGGAGTTGATCTCTTCCATAAAATTTATCGACCATTACTCTTTGATAGTCTTAAAGCACCATCACCCTACTGTTATCGCTGTAGCTTTGGTGAAGAAGAGGGCGAATGTAACTTTAGCTGTATTAAAGAGTTAGAAAACATGATGAGAAGTCGCCATGAAGAGATAGCAGCCTTTGTGATTGAGCCACTAGTACAGGGAGCAGGTGGAATGATTACAGCTCCTAAAGGGTACCTAAGTAAAGCTAGAGAGTTATGTGATAAGTACAATATCTTGATGTTAGCTGATGAAGTTGCTGTAGGTTTTGGGAGAACAGGTAAGATGTTTGCTTGTGAGCATGAAGAGGTTAGTCCAGATATTATGACAGTAGCCAAAGGAATTAGTGGAGGTTACTTACCTATTTCAGCTACTTTAACTACTGATGAAATTTATTATGCTTTCTATGATGATTATGCTACCCAGAAGACCTTCTTTCATGGGCACTCCTTTACAGGAAATCCTTTGGCAGCAGCAGTATCTTTAGCTAATATAGATTTATTTGAGAAAGAAGAGATAATCGAAAAGATGCAGAATAAAATCAAGCTAGCTCAAGATAAATTAGAGGCTTTTAAAGAATTAAAGCATGTAGGAGATATTCGTCAAAGAGGTCTAATGATAGGGATAGAGTTGGTTAAAGATAAAGAGAGTAAAGAAGAGTACCCTTGGGAAGAGAGAAAAGGGGTCAAGGTCTGTATGGCAGCCAGAGAGAAAGGGATGATTATTAGACCATTGGGTAATGTAGTAGTCTTTATGCCGCCATTATGTAGTACAGAAGAGGAATTAAGTGAGATGCTAGAGATAATTTATGAATCAATAGTAGATGTAACTGAATAA